The Terriglobales bacterium sequence TTTGTCATTCCTCGCGCGCTTTAGCGCGCGAGGAATCTAGGTTTTGAAAACCGTCGACCTCTACTCGGAGTCGCCATGCAGCTTTACGATTGGGACCAGATCAAATCCGACCAGGTTACGCCCTTGTACAGCCGCAAGGTCGCGCACGCGGGCAGTGTCACCGTGGCGCGGCTGGAGGCCAAGACCGGCGCCGCCACGCGCATGCACGCGCATCCATTCGAAGAAGTCATCGTCGTGCTCCAGGGCAAGTGGCGTTTCTTTCTGCCCACCGGCGATGTCACTCTCGAAGCCAACCAGATGCTCAAGATTCCGCCCGGGATGGAGCACGGCTCGGAGGTCCTGGAAGACGCCGTCGCCATCGACGTTTGCTCGCCCGCGCGCCAGGATTGGCTCAACGGCGACGATCGCACCCTGCACTACGACCCCGAGCAGTATCTCTGGGCCGTGTAACTGGCCGTGTGGCGGGTCTCTGACCCGCCTTTCCCCATGCGCCTTA is a genomic window containing:
- a CDS encoding cupin domain-containing protein encodes the protein MQLYDWDQIKSDQVTPLYSRKVAHAGSVTVARLEAKTGAATRMHAHPFEEVIVVLQGKWRFFLPTGDVTLEANQMLKIPPGMEHGSEVLEDAVAIDVCSPARQDWLNGDDRTLHYDPEQYLWAV